Below is a genomic region from Microcaecilia unicolor chromosome 9, aMicUni1.1, whole genome shotgun sequence.
ataaagtcaaaATATTTTAGCTAAGAACATCCTCTAAATATCACTTCTTGGCTTGGCTAGACTAAAGGGGAAGGGAGGCCCCCAGGCAGCATGGACCCCTGCACATGCTTAGATAAGCGAGTCTAAGCTGCATTCCATTGTGCTTGCCTAGACACTACACAGAATGGAAGTATCCTGCAGCACTCCCTAACTCAAGCCACCTCCTGGTAAATTTCACCAAGTATCTGCTAATACTAATGACTAGATCTGGGGATTATGATTCAAATAGATTACCAATGTTTTTAAATGATGGCATACCTCAAGGTCACGCATTTACTTTGGCTTTTAAGCATCAAGGTGAGCCGAGCCACTCCGACAGTTTACCAGATCTAAATTAGTGCACAGATAAAGTTTGTGCTACCTATTATGTAGTATGAACTTTCAATGCCTGAGGCTTCTCTTTAGTGATTAGCTTACTTTTACACGGTATAGGTTTATCCATGACTATACATGTTACTGCACATTTATTCACTAAAACAATTACAATTTGTAACGAGACTATATAGCCCATGACCTAACCCTTGTTGCAGCAGACAAAAACCTGCACAACTGTGTTGGACAGGTGTTGGTTGAATGACAGAGGTCATTTGTAGGGCTGGTCTTCTGTTCTGTCATAATCAAGCTGGCATCTGTACATCTTGCCTGCCTACTTAAAAACATGTTACAAATCTTGTGTATTTTAAAAATCAGCTGCACCTACAGGAGACAGATACTGAACagattatatatttaaaaagagGTAGCACCACTCCCTTGTAGGAGTATGTTAGGACACAGCTTTCTTCATTTACTGGTAGCGAGGCCATAACCCATTTGTCCATAGTAGTCTGACATAATATAGAAACTGTCTAAAAGCCTTCCTGCTCAAAAATCTTACAAATCAACTACTACTACTCCCTCACATGTAGGCCTGATGGGTGGGTCAGTTGCATTTACTAACCACCACATCAAATGAAATGTTTGAATGTCCACCAATTTCAAGGAGTCTCCAACATCTTACTATTCCACTTGTAATACTAACCTTTTCTGCCCAGCCAATGACCACATCCTCTTCCAGAAGATCTGCATCATACATCTCCTTTAGAATGTGTGGAACTTTAGAAAGGAGGTGGGACTGATGCATAGCTACAACACACTCGAAGCCATGGAGCAGATACCTCTGTGCTTTTTTGTTGTTATGGCAAAACttaagaaaaaacacaaaaacattatCAACAAGACAAGCAGAACAGTCATGGGCAAGTAATTTAGGCAGATGTCTAAACATGACTAGAAAAATTCAAGTATTAAAGATGAAAGCTTTCCGTATGCAGATCAGTTCAATATTAAAATGATGTGCATTATGCCACTAAATAGTTATATAAACCTTAGAATTAACTGTAGATGTACACAAGTGTTTTATCTTCTGGTGTTTACTCAGATGGCTTGAACATATGACCCATCCATATTCATAGGGATAACCATTGTTCTCCCCATTTTGGGAGCAGGTAGCCCGTACCTAGCCTTTTAAACAATAAGAGGCTGAAGTAGCTACTTATTCCATAAAGTTCATATTAGTTCAATCTGCCCAAATGCTTTATTAAAAACAGCACCAGGGCTGTCACTTATCCTCCACTCCTTTGCCTGACTACATCCATGTAGAAGTGCTTGTGAATTCTTAAAGcctattatatttaaaaaaaaaaaaacttttaaggaGGGGGACTCGTGTCTAAAAAAATGTGTAGGAATGGAGTAGGTGCCCTCCCCTGCTATTTTCAACTACAGCTGCCAcattgggagaggggagggatgtTGGGTTCAGACTTGGCAAATATGCGGTTCCTGCAAAATCTAATGCAAATTTGTTCAGGCCCACCTAGGAGGTACTAAAAACCACAAAATTTGTGCAATAAGAAAATGATGCGCTCTCTGACAAGGAGACCTGCCTCAGATCAGTAACTTTGGTAACGGATTTACTAGTGTCTACTAAACCACATTTTGTTTTATATAGTGTCAGTGAAGCATGCATTTACTTACAAATTCAAGTGTGACAATATATTAAAACCAGTAGGTGGGCTGGACTGCCCCATGGAGGAGGAAAACCCCCACCACCAGCAGTCGTCTGCCCACCTTGATTTCTCATATCACACAAATACATCAATATTTCCACTATGAACATGCCCAAGTTCAGAATGAAAACTGCATATGGAAATCCTGATTAAGCTGTGCCTTGAATATTGAGGATCCTTGATCTATATCTGGTCTTTACATGAGTTTTAGCATGTCTTTATTTGTACAGTGTAGAGATCTGGCCAGTCTATGAATTTTATGTCCAATTCAGTTACAGACCTCCATGGGAAAATTCAACACGTGAATCAAGATTATATTGTGGTGTAATCTGTAATACTGAATACATCACAAATCCAATGAGTTACAAACTAAAACTTTGTAGTTAAAGTTCTTTAAATTTTAGGGGAAAAAAATCCTCATGCAGTTTGCACTTGGCAGCCATGAAATCAAACCATGTTTTCCATATAGTTATATGAAATCAGTATCACCAAGGCTTGATTCACCATGTCCATAGTCAAGTTTATGAAATACTTACACGAAGGAAATGGAGTCTGTATCTCTTTAGTTCTTCTCGAATCTTCTCATCAAAGAGAACCTCGGTCAATACTAAAGGGCCCATAGCTTTAACATCCAGTCTCTCTGCCTCTACCAAGATGTCCTTATCAGATGTATCAATTAccccttcttccttctttttctacaaaaagaggaaaaagcaTTTTCATCCTAGAATAAAAACATGTTATGTAGCATCTCTAGATGATTCCTATATGCCTCAGTGTTAATTCCAAAAATAGTGCTCACAGATATTGGGACCCCATTTAGGGTTGGTTATAGCTTTAAAACTAAAGCTAAAGCTTTCAAAGTAATATCAGACCTGAGAAGGCATTCGATAAAAGGAACCTATGCCTCAGCAGAAATGTTACCTTTACAAAGTCAAATAGTATATTAACTCTCTCTTCCACAGTTCTTTCCAGATCGTCACTTAGAGTCAAGTTTTTTGCATGATCACTTATTTCATCCATTCTACGCCTCTGAGCTTCTTCTGTGGTGTCTTCACCCCAATCATCatcatcttcctcctcttcctaagATGACatagaaaattacagcagtaagaaATGCAGATTTGGTTATTTGTTATTATCTACAATATTCCAGCTAAATTCTCGGACATATTCAACTCCCTGTGTCTCCCATGGTCTTCCCAGGCACTGTTTTCCACCAACCTGGCTAAGCAAGTATTCATATTCCTCCTAGGCACTTATCAGAGCCTTGTAAATAAGCTTACCCAACATGCCTTCACACTGGAAGCAGGGTATTTGCATTCTGTGCACAACACTTATCTCAAGGACTTATGCCACAGTTTTGAATGTATCTAGAGAAGATATGTCCTTCCTGGTACAAATACTAACACCTTCAACACTACTTCCACATCCTGTATTATGAACTACACAACTGCACAGTTCTTAAGAATAGATTCTCTAGATGTGAAGCAAACACCTTTATGCCATAAGAGAGACGGACTATCCccactgtcataagtacataagcattgccatattgggaaagaccaaaggtacatcaacatcctgtttccgtggtcaatccaggtcacaaatacctggcaagatccccccaaaaaaggtacaaaacattttatgctgcttatcccagaaatattttccccaaatccaatttGTCTATggacttagcagagtttaaaaaaaaaaaaaaaggtttggacggctaagttaaccgcctttaccacattttctggcaacgaattccagagttgaattacacgttgagtgaagaatattttctacgattagttttaaatttactactttgcagtaAATTACTTGGGGGGGAAAAAACGGTCTTACTTAAAAAACCCCACCTCCTTAGATCCTGCTGGACCGTTTCCTTATCCTTTCCTCAGAAAAAaggtccattaaaaaaataaaataaaaaaaaataaaaaaacaccccACTACAGAAGTCCCATTAACCACTTGTAATTCCCATCCTCTTcccacattaaaaacaaaaacccatccATCCTGAGAGGAACCACAATCACCTCTAAACAGGTCCTTCACTACAGCCAACCCACTGAATACCCCTGGCCAGGTTTAAGTGGATGTTCTGAAGATCAAACTTGCAAGCAGCTGTGGAGCAGTGGGTTTTCAGTGTTTTCACCAAGAGTCTTGTCACTAAAAATTGGTTACGATCAGTAAGTCTGTGCTTCTCCTAACCATCCATACCTACGAAATGGTGGAGAGCAGATATTCAGAGAATCAAGATACTTGAAGTCTATATAACctggtccctatttctgcttcaCCAGTACCCCCAACAACTGCTGCCACCAGCCTCAACTGGAAGtgttgcagatctgctgtttATAGATTTGGTTACTCAGTTtccgagcctgcaaataggtgggaaaatgtggggtacaaatgtaaaataatatCTGGTGCTGCGTTACTGCACAGAATTGGGTAGTGGAGGAATTTTGTTTTGCTGTTACTGAGGAGACACCAGAATTTGAGCATGAAGCCTCCTAGTTTTATATCCTGTGTGGAGTCTGGAATGGGTAGAATTTAATGTTGACAGTAAATTTAGTGTGAATTTGCCTTCCataagagaaccccccccccaaaaaaaaaacaaaaaaccttttttACCTCAATGATAAAAGTAAAATTTCAAACCAAGAGAAAAATGTTGATAAAGTTTATAAAAACACAAATGTTCTTAAATTTGAGTTTATTTTACTTCCCTTGCACAACAAGGAACATTTAGGGCGCGtgtcagcagaagaaaggttaaGAACTACTGCTGTGGAAAACACTGACAGACCTACAAAAATTATCACAATATATTTCAGATGGCTAGAAAAAAAGTCAATTACTTTGTCAAGTAACAATGGGATAGAGTCAAAAAGGGACAATATTTGTGTTTTGAGTATTTTTTCAATTCACTGTTTTATACTATGGAAATCTGGAATTACACATTTATAGCTTGGATATAAAGAAAGAACAGTGCTCTTAACTGTTTGCCATTCGTGTTTTGATGCTGTCCCACTTAGGTTCTATACATTCACTAGCTTCCCTTTAATACCAACTTAGCAGTAGGGAGGTGACACCTTTGGCAACGACTTCATTAGCAGCCAATTATACTATAGACCTTGCTAACTTCTGATAGGATGGCActcagaaaaattattttttcttgggAGAAATATCAAGCTGCAATGTTAAAACAAAGGTATTGCCATGGAACGATGATAATGTTATTCTGATCTCTGTGTTTATTTACCGGGGAtggtttgtttgattttgtgtttacttttgtattatctgtttgaaaaaaacctttaataaaaataattaaaaaaaaaaaagtcagatttctatcaaacttacctctttattAACCACACAAGGAGGGCTGATCTCGTTTAGGGGTGCTGCATCATTGCTAGACACTGAACCATTctctttttctttaccttttctgtttttcttttctttgtctttCTTTCCTGTACTGTCACTATTCTCTAGAATAGAGAACCAATACTGATGTAACTTTATATAAGGCAATATAGTAGTACAAAATCCACACTTCATAGTAATCTAGCTACCTTTGATCTTGAGATGATTCAAAGCCTTCTACCAAGATGCACTACTATAGTACTAGCAGCCAGCACAATGCAGACAGGTGGCCAATACAAGAGTGCTTGGCTGTTTCAGCCTATTGCAGCTTTGGATGAATATGGtatcaaatggggggggggggggggggggtggcttcaTTCGGGTTCCAATGCTCAAAACATTTGATTAAGACTGGTTGTAGCTAGCACACCATGTCTAATACAAAAAAAAGGTTCTGTGGTTCTGCACTGCTTTTCAAACCAgtcacagcaaaggtgacaaaagaAAGCAACAGTCCGAACTAAGGCCTTTATTGTTATCATCCAAGACTCGATATGAGCCGTGATTCGGCCcacaaaggccttcctcaggagtctttatatgGATGTATGCTGTTAAGTTAAGCTTAATATTATACAGGTGGTGTTCGATATCTGAAAGGATTTTTTAAAGAGTTATTTTGGCAATTTCGTTTTTATTCAAGTGTTTGCGATTCCACAGGTTCCAAGTTCAGTCCAATTCACAACAGATTGTACCAGGGGCTTAGGAGTTCCCATGATGGTGCAATCTGTTGTGAATCGAACTGAACTTGGAACCTGTGGAATCACAAACACTTGAATAAAAATGGGAAACTGCCAAAATAAGTCAGTCTTTCAAAAATCCTTTCAGATATCGACCACCACCTGTACAACAGAATGCATCCATATAAAgattcctgaggaaggcctttgtgggccaaaacacgactcgtgtcgaatCTTGGATGATACAATAAAGGCCTTATTCGAACATCGTCTGCTGCTCTctcttttgtcacccttgttgtgactttTTGGTTTGTTTCTACAAGGGCTACTGTTCTTCCTTTTTTCTGAATTGCCTTTACCATAATCCTATGCAAGTATATTAGGACAAGATCCTTGGTATTTAAATGAGCATTCTGcgcaatgcacagaaaggcgtGCCTACCTTGGTCTTGAGCTGTCATTGCACAAGGGTGACTTATCAGTAGAGCagattgcattttttaaattttattagtACTTGCATGTGCGTCATCACAcacaaaatgtgaaaaaaaggTATTGTGGAACATGTTAATAAAATGTTAACATAATGCTGCTAGTCACAGAGCCATGTGACAAgacagcaagagagagagagcaatatGTAAAGTGCCAAATACAGGCTAAGTAGCATACTCATTTGTTCAAGTCAATATAACAGTTGTTCCCATAGCACAGAGAATACTGGAATAGATTAGACTTTTCTAATCTAGCAAGCCCAAATTGAGACAAACAATTAGTATCTGCCTCAGAGTGTTGCTTGCAAGTGGTATGCAGCACCatgaccttccccccccccccccaaaaaaaaaaaaaaaaattcaagcccAGGCAAGCATCTCACTTACCAGGTGGATTTTTGAGAATGAACGTGCAGAGTTTATGGTGTGTGTCAAGCATGCCTCGATAACCACAGGCTTTGCAAGAGTTACCTATGGTTTGCTTTTTCATATTGACATGCTGTAAGACAATAGAAGGGTTACACATAATGCAGCCTCCATATATTCCGTTCTGTGACTTCTAAAATCAGACATCTGGCAATCTTACAGGACATCCCAGGAGTACAACGTTTGGGAATAGTTTAATCTGGCCCCGCCCACATGTATGGGCAGTTACTCCTTTGCCTAATTGCTACATTTCACATTAACCCTCTGTCCTATGCAGCAATTCTgccatagcccattcaaagtgaatgggccatGTCAGCATTagtgtgcggcttagtaaacgagtAAGCTTCTATGCTACAGAAACTAAAGTTCTCCCATAAAAGTGCACTGGCCCGTTAGTTGGGGGTGGAGCTCATTTCGCTGGAATTACCAGTTCCGGGTTTGCCTTTTTACCCCTTTTTCCCTCATGCCATGTTTCATCCCAGATATTcaaccccttttgtataattctttccaacttgttCAATTAGAAAGAAATCAGTGTTTTAACAGGTATCTAACAGCTAGCATTGCAGATTTAAAAACCACTCATAGCTGTTCTAATGTAGTGGGGCTATGTCAAACTGTGAGAAGCTTAGAGAAGACATTAACGTGCGATTTCACATTTTCCAAGCACAAGggttcaaatatatatatatatatatatatatatatttgaatttAATTCAGAAGAAACATGCTTTACTCACTCACCAGATCAGTTTCAGGATTCTCACATTCAGGACACAGAACAAATTTTTTGATGAACCCATCCAACATGTCTTGCAGCTTATTTGCCTCATGAGATCCATTGACAATGTAACGGTCATTCTTAATATCGAACTGGGTCTGGGCTCCCAGTTCACAACCAAAATATTTGGTGGGATCTTCAAAGCAAGAAATAGTACAGTGACTAAACAAAAATTCCTTCAAATGCTTTGTAATAAATCAGGCAAAAATCCAGCAGTCATGACCCATTTTCAAAATGCTGCCACCACAAAACAAGGCATGAACTAGCAgattcctccacccccccccccccccccccaaaacccttgCAATTTGTTGTTCCCCTCTCCAGTAATCTTACGATTCTTCTCATATCCATTTGCAGCCTGCTACACTAGGTTGTCAACTTTGGCTGCTCCACCCAGATGACAAGCTGTGTCTACCATCTTGTTCTCCCATGTAGTGCAAACAGGAAAATACAGGGCTTGATTTACTGAGCATCCTGCTGGCCAAGGAAGGGGAAAATGACCCAGGAGATAAAGATTAGAGAGCTAACTACTAGATCCACACAGTTTttggaagaattttttttttttatcctgtggAGCATAAACTAGTTTTAGCGACAATTGAATTGGTCAAAAGTTGCCAGTAAGGAGAAATTAATtcttacttgctaatttgctttcaTCTAGTCCCTCTGGACCAGTCCAGAGTGTGACTGATAGGGTTGTGTAcatcttccagcaggtggagactgaaaacAGACAGAGAGTAAGAGCCTTGGCTACGCGCAAAGCAGCTCTAGTGAAACAAACCCAATCAAGTCAAATGAGATCTGGGCCGCTCTGAAGGGACTAAGGGAGCTAATTCGCTTTTTAATGTCCCTCTGGACTGAGCCAGAATGTGACCGATGGGAAGAACCAAAGCAGTTATAGAAGGGACCCAATACCGCTGTGAGAACATTCACACCAAAAATAGCCTCCTAACATCCAACCGGTAACGCAAGAAATGCAAGGACGACCACATTGCTGCCTTACAAATTTCCAAAAGGAGGCACTAAAAAGAGCTCTGCCTCTGGTAGAATGGGCTTTCACTCCTAGtataggtttctttttttttttttatttatctttttattaGAGTTAACAATTTTCAGAGCATACATTAATGCATATTGACAATATATGCCATACATTTTGCAGtaccaacaagaaaaaaacaaaaacaaaaagcccccctaaactcccccctcccatccctctcaGGAACACATCATCAAAAGGTTACACATTGTTTTGCCACAAGAGTCACCAAATGTACTCCTCATCCTGTAAGCCCTCGCCACTCTACATAAGTGGACCAGGTTTTAAGAAATCTCATCATTCCTCCTCTTCGCATGGCAGTCAATTTATCCATCTCCTAGTATAGGTTTCTGAGAGAAGATAAGCAGAAGCAATCATCTCTTTAAACCACCTGGAAGGAGTCACGTGGTGCCATGAGGGAGAACGGCTGCTGAAAAGCCGAGCTCCTACACTTCCTTATAATCTCTCTTAGCTAACTTAACAGACGTTTTTTTGCAACAGACAGTTACTGGACGttgtgtgaaagcagcaggcatgaGAAACTGGTACTGCTCAGCTAATACGACATATGGCTgcaagattacaaaaaaaaaaaaggaaaagagcaaGAGTGTGGAAGCCAAAATGGTGgacactcagctgcagcaatgttCCTCGTTGTGCTTGGCGTGGACTAGTGAAATAACAGCTGAGGTTACTGCCGCAGTTGAGGCTGCATTAGATAAAAAGCTGCAAGCCCTTTTTGACAGAGCCGAGGAGGCACATGAACGGCTGGATGGCTTCCATCTAGATTTGGACATGCAGCAACAAATAAGCTATGTGGAGGACTGTGTGGAGAAAACCGCGGGACCAGCTGAGGCCCTAAGAAAGTACATGAGCTGGAGCAGAAATTGGATGATTTGGAAAATCGGTCACGGCGGAACAATCTGAGGCTCATAGGATTGCCAGAGCAATTGAAAGAACCAGAGTTGGCAGAGTTTCTGGAGTGCAGGATTCCTAAGGAATTAAAAATTAATTTGCAGGGGCCCTTGAGAGGGCACACCACATCGGACCAAAAAGATCAACTAATGAACGACAGAGCAGTGATGATGAAAATCCTAAACTACGGTCACAAACAAGCGATCCTGAGGGCACTCAGATCGGGACAATTATTGCAGTACGAAGGGAAGAAAATTCTCTGCTTCCAGACTATTCAGGGAGAGTTACGGTGGCGAGAAGGGCATTTGTGTCAGTTTGTGCAGACCTGTATGACCAGAAAATCAAGTTTGCCCTGACTTACCCTGCTAAGTTGAGAATTTTCTCTGAAGGAGGGGAGAAGATCTTCGAGTCGGCAGAGCTTGCTAGAGACTTTGTAGGTACTCTGCCCAAAGCAACGAGCAGGGAAGCTAAATGAAAAGCCGAGAGGGAGTGATATAAACCACCTGGAAACGGTGGGTTTAGACATTGCCAATCCTTTCCGTGGCCCTCCAACCTGCTGGGACACCTGTATTTCTAAATTCCTCTGCCCAAAGCAACGAGCAGGGAAGCTAAATGAAAAGCCGAGAGGGAGTGATTATAAACCACCTGGAAACGGTGGGTTTAGACATTGCCAATCCTTTCCGTGGCCCTCCAACCTGCTGGGACACCTGTACTTCTAAATTCCTCTGCAGTCTTCAAATAATGCTTCagaactctcctgacatccaaaTACCACAGATGTTGTTGATCCTCTGAACCGGAAGAACTAAGAACGGGCAAAACTACCGACTGGGACAAGTGAAACTGCGTCAAGACctagggagaaaggaagggatgggGTGTAAAACTACCCACTCCTTAAGAGAATAAGTTGCTCCTGAAAACAAGCACTGCAATTTGGACCTTAAGAGAAGCCAGCACAAAGCTTTTAGCAAAGCCAtgttgcaaacaaaaaaaaaaaaaaaaaaattccaatacCTCAGGAACCGAAGTGCTAAATGAAGAAATGTTGCGATCTAAACACCCTTGAAGTCTGCCAAGTTCTAATACCGAGAATTGAAATGACAATGCAACCAAAGCATCTTGGCAATCATCGACGGAATAACCCTTCATCAACCAAGCTCTTTCAAGAGCCAAACCGTGAGACAAAATAGAGCCAGGTCTAGATGAACCACTGGGCCCTGGACTAGGAAACTGCAAAGACTTGGGCAATTTGAGCGGACGTCTGACGAGAAGGCACACAAGATCAGCAGCATACCAAGGCCTGTGGGGCCAATCTGGCGCTATCAAGATTACTGAGCCCCTGTGCACCTTGATCCTTTGAATTAGGCGCCCCAGAAGGGGCCACGGAGGAAAAGCACAAAGGAGCCTCGACGGCCAAAGCTTgagaacagcatccacgcccttCGCTTTGAGATCTCTTCTTCGACTGAAGTAGTGAGGCACTTTGACGGTGAGATTTGAGGCAAACATCTATTACTGGAAGCCTCCAGCGATCTACGACTGCTTGAAATGCTGTTGCCTCGAGAGACCATTCTTCTGGGTCTACAGTGTGACAGCTGGGAAAGTACGCTTGAATGTTTACCATCCCAGCTACGCGAGATGCTGAGAGGGCGGCCAGATACCTACCCAACTCATGAGTTACACTTCTTCCTGTTCCGAGGTGACTCCTTATTCCCCTTTGCCTGTTGACATAAGCCAATGTTATAGCATTGTCAGAATGCATACCGATTTGCCTAGAAGCAGAGGACAAAAAGCCTCCAACACCAAATTGCCCTGGTCTCCAAGAGGTTGATCAAACAGGAAACCTCCGGCTGAGACCAGACCCTGTGCATATTGGCCTTGGCAGTGGGATCCCCAGCCCAAGACTGGAATCCGTTATGACCACTATACACCGTGGTGGATCCAGAGCCCTCTCCTTGTCAGGTTGGATGTCCTAAGCCACTACCTGAGGCTGATACGCTCCTAAGCCCTTAGCGGCAACCTCACCTACAGGGAATCTCCGTGGGCACCATCTGGACAGAGATCTCATGTGTGCACTGGCCCATGACACCACTTCTCATCACTGCTATGGAGCCGGCCTATGCAGAaaagcataaatttaggcctgcaacTTGTGAATCATCTGGCGAAGAAACACTCGATCTCAAACGGTGTCGAAGGAGACCCCTAGGTAGTTGAGGAATTGAGACAGAACCACGTCTTTTCAGTTGACTACCCAACCAAAGGATTATAGAAACTGAACCACTCGAGCCACAACTTCACTCTGATCAGCCAATGGTCCAGGTAGGGATGAACCAAAATACTGTCCTTTCCGAGAGTCTCAGCTATGACCACTATAATCTTTGTGAACGTGTGAGGAGCCACAGTGAGTCCAAAAGGAAGAGCATGAAATTGGTAACGCTTGCCCAAAACTGCAAAACAAAGAATGATGCAGAGGCCGAATCGGAATGTGAAAATACACCTCTCAAGTCTAACGAGGTCAAAAAAACTCCGAAGCTATCCAAAACTCTCTCAGACCAGCACCTTGGACTTAGAGGCTCTCAGCAAAACGTATAAATCTGCCAAGGCGGCGGAACCCATTGAGAAGGGACTTGTCTGAATCTGGAATTGGGCAGAGCTGGAAAGAATCTGGCAGATCCACTGTGCCTGAATAATACCCTTAATACCCTGGTGCACAGGGTATGTCCTACCTGGCTTTATAATGCCCTTCCCCCAGGAGATCCACTTTATGGCCGTCAAAACACAAAATAGAGGAAACCAAAGAAATAAGCTCCTGCAAATCTTTTGTGAACATTCTGACCACTGAAGGGTCCTCACCTGGCAAGGAAAACTCCACACCTGAATCCCCTTGGACCGGGATCCTCAGAAAGCAAACCATCTCCTAAATAGTCAGCACCTGAAGCAGCCTCCTCTTAAAAACTCCGCACCGGTGCAATATTGACACCGCTTGCTGCGAGGCTCCACCGCTGACAAACCGCACAATGGCTGAGTTTCTCTGCCATCAAGCCCTTCCAGAGCAGCGATGAGTGTCTCCTGAAAgcctaagccttttttttttttgccaagtgGGACCATACTGATCAGAGCTAAAACACAAAGAAATACTGCCACAACACAGGCTGAAACAGATCTGCCCTGCTCATttgcgcacttttttttttttaattaaataaatgCAGCTGCCTCCCTGACCTCAAAACCCTTTCCCTGAAGAGATTAAAACAAGCTCTCAGGACACTGCAATTCCTGCCATATATGAAAGCAAATGGGAGGAAAGGGGGGGCGGGGAAGGGATCTGGCCACCCGAGTT
It encodes:
- the EIF5 gene encoding eukaryotic translation initiation factor 5, producing the protein MSVNVNRSVSDQFYRYKMPRLIAKVEGKGNGIKTVIVNMVDVAKALNRPPTYPTKYFGCELGAQTQFDIKNDRYIVNGSHEANKLQDMLDGFIKKFVLCPECENPETDLHVNMKKQTIGNSCKACGYRGMLDTHHKLCTFILKNPPENSDSTGKKDKEKKNRKGKEKENGSVSSNDAAPLNEISPPCVVNKEEEEEDDDDWGEDTTEEAQRRRMDEISDHAKNLTLSDDLERTVEERVNILFDFVKKKKEEGVIDTSDKDILVEAERLDVKAMGPLVLTEVLFDEKIREELKRYRLHFLRFCHNNKKAQRYLLHGFECVVAMHQSHLLSKVPHILKEMYDADLLEEDVVIGWAEKASKKYVSKELAKEIRVRAEPFIKWLKEAEEESSGNEDEEENLEVVYSSSASVPKVETVKPSANKDEDIDIDAI